The genome window AAACAGGCGCTTGAAACAGAAAAAGCCCTATTTGGAATCTGCCTGGGGCATCAAATTCTGTCGCTAGCTAGCGGATTATCAACGTACAAAATGCATAACGGGCACCGTGGATTGAACCATCCAGTAAAAAACCTAATCACAGGTCGGTGCGAAGTGACATCACAAAATCATGGTTTTGCGGTGCGTGCAGAAGAAGTTATGGAACATCCAGACGTTGAGTTGACGCACGTAAACCTAAATGATAAAACTATCGAAGGAATCAGACGGAAAGATAAGCCGGCCTTTTCGGTTCAATATCACCCGGAAGCTTCACCAGGACCGCATGATTCGCGGTATTTGTTCGATCAGTTTACTGATTTAATTAAGGAAACGAAATAATACAAAAAAGTCCGTACCAGCTGGTACGGACTTTTTTATGGTTTCTATAGAATAATTCAAAAGCCATTGAGTCAATCCAATATAGAGCTAAAGCTTATTGGTGACTCCTAATTTTTTCCTTAAAGGTTTCTTCCTGAACGGTTCCAAGACCGCGCCACTGAATTTTCTCGTCCTTATAAAGGAGAAAAGTAGGTATTTCGTCAACGCCTAATTGTTGCGCTAAAGAGCGATTCTGATCATAATCGATGGTAACAATGGTTACTTTATCGGCTAGCTCTTTTTTCAGGCGATCGATCATCGGAAGCATTTGCTGGCAGGGAGCGCACCATTTGGCGTAAAAATCAACCAAAACTGGCTTGGTAGACTTCGTAAGCTTCTTGAACTCTTCCATCGAGAGGGCGCCCTTTGGATTAGTCTTACCGCCTTCTATAGCGCGCTTACCAGCGGTCCACTGAACGAACCCACCTTGCATGTCATATACTTGCTTAAATCCCTGGTTAGCTAATATAGTTGAGGCTTTCGCGCTGCGTCCACCGGAAAGGCAATAGACCAAAACGGGTTTGTTAGGATCAAGCTCTTTAAGTTTTTGGGCAAACGTAGAATCGCGGATATCGAGATTGCGGGAGTTTGTCAAATGGCCATTGGCATATTCGCCGGCAGTCCGAACATCCAGCACTTGAATGTTCGGTTGAGCCCGAAGCAAAGAATCAGAACGATCAGCTGTCAAGAGAACAGGTTTCTGAGCAAACCCACTAATACTGGTCAATAAAGCCAGAAAAGTGAAAACCGACTTATAGCGCATGGAGTTAGTCTTTTATTGGTAATACGCAATTTACACATACAGTTCCGCACAATCGCGAAAAATCCGTTACTTTGTACGGCCAAAATTGGCTTATCGCCAAGCATTGGTAATCATTTCGGCGCAATAGCAAGATCGCAATATCTTTAACGTTGTGGCCTGAATTTCATTATTTCACTGAAACAAAACAATCCCCTTCAGTCACAATGAGTATCATTCAGACTATTCATGCCAGACAGATTCTGGATTCAAGAGGTAACCCAACCGTTGAAGTAGATGTACGCACAGAAAATGGCTTTGTAGGCCGGGCTGCGGTTCCATCGGGCGCCTCAACGGGCTCACACGAAGCTGTTGAGCTTCGCGACGATGATCCGAAACGTTATGTCGGTAAGGGTGTGTTAAAAGCCGTTCAGAACGTAAACGAACTGATCTATCCAGAGCTGGTAGGTTTATCTGTATATGATCAGAATGTGATTGACCGGATCATGATTGATCTGGATGGAACGTCAAACAAAGGCCGTCTGGGAGCGAATGCTATCTTAGGTGTATCGCTGGCTATTGCCAAAGCGGCGGCTCAGGAGGCTGGTTTGCCTTTGTACCGCTACATTGGTGGTGTTAGTGCCAACACCCTGCCTGTTCCAATGATGAACATTCTGAATGGCGGTAGCCACGCAGATAACTCCATCGATTTTCAGGAATTTATGGTTATGCCAGTAGGCGCACCAACCTTCTCGGAAGCCCTGCGTTGGGGAACGGAAGTTTTCCATTCACTGAAAAAAGTGTTGAAAAGCAAAGGGATGTCTACGAACGTGGGCGACGAAGGTGGTTTTGCACCAAATATTCCTTCGAACGTCGAGGCTATCGAGATCATTCTGCAAGCTATCGAGAAAGCGGGTTATCGTCCGGGCCAGGACATTTACGTGGCTATGGATGCGGCTGCTTCTGAATTCTACGATGCCGCTTCTGGAACGTACCACTTCAAGAAATCGACGGGCGATAAATTGAGCTCCTCCGAAATGGCCAACTACTGGAAGGAATGGGTGGAGAAATACCCAATCATTTCAATTGAAGACGGTATGGCCGAAGATGACTGGAATGGCTGGAAAGAAGTTACCGATCTGGTTGGCAAGAAAACCCAATTGGTTGGTGATGACTTGTTCGTAACCAACGTAACTCGTCTGCAACAAGGTATCGAGCAGGGTATCGCCAATGCCGTTCTGGTAAAAGTAAACCAGATTGGTTCATTGAGCGAAACGATTGACACGGTTAATCTGGCTAGACGGAATTCATACAAAAAC of Tellurirhabdus bombi contains these proteins:
- a CDS encoding thioredoxin domain-containing protein, whose product is MRYKSVFTFLALLTSISGFAQKPVLLTADRSDSLLRAQPNIQVLDVRTAGEYANGHLTNSRNLDIRDSTFAQKLKELDPNKPVLVYCLSGGRSAKASTILANQGFKQVYDMQGGFVQWTAGKRAIEGGKTNPKGALSMEEFKKLTKSTKPVLVDFYAKWCAPCQQMLPMIDRLKKELADKVTIVTIDYDQNRSLAQQLGVDEIPTFLLYKDEKIQWRGLGTVQEETFKEKIRSHQ
- the eno gene encoding phosphopyruvate hydratase; protein product: MSIIQTIHARQILDSRGNPTVEVDVRTENGFVGRAAVPSGASTGSHEAVELRDDDPKRYVGKGVLKAVQNVNELIYPELVGLSVYDQNVIDRIMIDLDGTSNKGRLGANAILGVSLAIAKAAAQEAGLPLYRYIGGVSANTLPVPMMNILNGGSHADNSIDFQEFMVMPVGAPTFSEALRWGTEVFHSLKKVLKSKGMSTNVGDEGGFAPNIPSNVEAIEIILQAIEKAGYRPGQDIYVAMDAAASEFYDAASGTYHFKKSTGDKLSSSEMANYWKEWVEKYPIISIEDGMAEDDWNGWKEVTDLVGKKTQLVGDDLFVTNVTRLQQGIEQGIANAVLVKVNQIGSLSETIDTVNLARRNSYKNIMSHRSGETEDATIADLAVALNTGQIKTGSASRSDRMAKYNQLLRIEEELGDVAYFPGIKM